From one Candidatus Neomarinimicrobiota bacterium genomic stretch:
- a CDS encoding RNA-binding protein, with protein sequence MKIFVGNLSSDISPGLLREAFSAYGIISSISITQHGATDEIVCVVEMPNLDEAATAVMEIDGKEFNGHSFHIKNRDEIDKTENIPEDDTAASVKPNGDSLNAPIDNLMEIEEDKRQKENDRRQKPGERREIDSPLFKSDKGIVIDRRTYSERRNKPDRPGDAAP encoded by the coding sequence TTGAAAATTTTTGTGGGTAATTTATCTTCGGATATCTCCCCGGGTTTACTGCGAGAAGCTTTCTCGGCGTACGGGATTATCTCATCTATTTCTATCACCCAGCACGGAGCGACCGATGAGATAGTCTGTGTCGTGGAAATGCCGAATTTAGATGAAGCGGCAACAGCTGTTATGGAAATTGACGGCAAGGAGTTCAACGGACATTCATTCCATATCAAAAACCGTGATGAAATAGATAAAACGGAAAATATTCCGGAGGATGACACCGCCGCTTCTGTCAAGCCGAATGGCGATAGTCTAAACGCACCTATTGATAACTTGATGGAGATTGAGGAAGATAAGAGACAGAAAGAAAACGACCGACGTCAAAAACCCGGTGAAAGAAGAGAGATAGACAGCCCCCTCTTTAAAAGCGATAAGGGAATAGTCATAGACAGAAGAACATATTCTGAACGAAGAAACAAGCCGGATAGACCTGGAGATGCTGCACCGTAA
- a CDS encoding DUF2007 domain-containing protein, with protein MPYCPECKAEYVDDVTECPDCKVELVDALPENEKSIEINWVPLRSIPGKHYAAMVTEILDKEEIPNYVKSDAISTAYLTSGTGIAVIYVPEEHLTRAEEILNQLLDHI; from the coding sequence ATGCCTTACTGCCCGGAATGTAAGGCAGAATATGTTGACGATGTGACCGAATGTCCTGATTGCAAGGTCGAACTCGTTGATGCTCTCCCGGAAAATGAGAAATCGATAGAAATCAATTGGGTTCCGCTCCGTTCCATACCGGGAAAACACTATGCTGCAATGGTAACCGAGATTCTCGATAAGGAAGAGATACCGAACTACGTGAAATCAGACGCAATCAGTACTGCGTACCTTACTTCGGGAACGGGAATTGCGGTAATTTACGTTCCGGAGGAGCACCTGACCAGGGCTGAGGAAATTCTCAACCAACTGCTCGATCATATTTGA
- the waaF gene encoding lipopolysaccharide heptosyltransferase II produces the protein MKHLMEYWALLALIFTLRILPDKGVRWLARFIAWLGFRVIRYRKRVALGNLRASFPEKSLEELYDILKGTYLNFALNSVEFLRQGKLKGRGAAEKTHITGIEHLEKLKKEKKGALLVTAHTGNWEMLGGVLAQEGLPIVSIADHMHNPYSDKLFERLRRAVSHELYYTSDSATGLLKELERGKQLGILIDQDAGKKGVFVDFFGRKASMHKGAAYFALRARAPMFTIFSRRLEDGNYEAVIEPIEIKHEGKVTEERIGQISQEIASRLEKHILNNPEQWLWFHKRWKTRPTGEPEKKRILILQTAFLGDVVLASPIAEALKITNPAWEIDFVTTPQAASLLENNPNISNVLTYDKRESESGLRGFFRLLKKLQTGSYDAAIVPHRSIRSAALARLSGIPVRIGFDRSAGSFLFTDVINYDDDLHEVDRNMKLLSALDRSIPGVSPRLYPSKTDVKNAKEILRKNKILNKKPLIAIAPGSIWPTKRWPSDRYRDLARMIANDGGGVVYIGGAKDSHLLSKITFNGALSVVGETTLLESTAILKECDLLITNDSAPMHFAVAVGTPVVAIFGATAPKFGFYPYNPDDIVVERELPCRPCAVHGGLKCPIGTFECMLDIGPAEVYKNVKKRLSLAK, from the coding sequence ATGAAACATTTAATGGAATATTGGGCTCTTCTCGCACTGATTTTCACTCTGAGAATTCTTCCGGACAAGGGAGTAAGGTGGCTCGCCCGGTTTATAGCGTGGCTCGGATTCAGAGTCATCCGTTACCGAAAACGGGTAGCGTTAGGGAATTTGAGAGCCTCGTTTCCGGAGAAGTCCCTGGAAGAACTATACGATATACTTAAAGGAACTTACCTGAATTTCGCATTGAACAGTGTGGAATTTTTACGTCAAGGTAAGTTGAAAGGAAGAGGCGCCGCCGAAAAAACTCATATCACAGGCATAGAGCATCTTGAAAAATTAAAGAAAGAGAAAAAGGGGGCGCTGCTCGTCACCGCACATACGGGTAACTGGGAAATGCTTGGAGGCGTTTTAGCGCAGGAGGGACTTCCGATAGTTTCCATAGCGGATCATATGCATAACCCTTATTCCGATAAATTATTCGAAAGATTGCGGAGAGCGGTTTCTCACGAACTATATTACACGTCAGATTCGGCTACCGGGCTTCTCAAGGAATTAGAGAGAGGAAAACAGCTGGGAATTCTAATCGATCAGGACGCCGGCAAGAAGGGTGTATTCGTCGATTTTTTCGGGCGAAAGGCATCTATGCATAAGGGAGCCGCGTATTTCGCATTGCGGGCAAGAGCGCCCATGTTTACGATTTTCTCCCGCAGACTTGAAGATGGGAATTATGAAGCGGTTATAGAACCGATTGAGATCAAACACGAAGGTAAGGTTACGGAGGAAAGAATAGGTCAGATTTCACAAGAGATCGCTTCAAGGCTTGAAAAACATATCCTGAATAACCCCGAACAGTGGCTCTGGTTCCACAAAAGATGGAAAACAAGACCGACAGGAGAACCGGAAAAGAAACGGATACTCATATTACAGACTGCCTTTTTGGGCGACGTGGTTCTTGCCTCGCCGATAGCGGAAGCTTTGAAAATAACCAATCCGGCATGGGAAATTGATTTTGTGACTACACCGCAAGCGGCAAGTTTACTCGAAAATAATCCCAATATCTCCAATGTCCTGACTTATGATAAAAGAGAAAGTGAATCGGGATTACGGGGATTTTTCAGATTATTGAAAAAATTACAAACGGGGTCTTATGACGCCGCAATCGTTCCTCACCGTTCGATAAGAAGCGCTGCCCTGGCAAGGCTTTCCGGTATCCCCGTTCGCATAGGTTTCGACAGGAGCGCAGGGTCGTTTCTCTTTACCGATGTGATAAATTACGATGATGATCTGCACGAAGTGGACAGAAATATGAAATTGCTCTCGGCGCTCGATAGATCGATCCCCGGGGTCTCTCCCCGCCTCTATCCATCCAAAACAGACGTGAAAAACGCAAAAGAGATATTAAGAAAGAATAAGATATTGAACAAAAAGCCGTTAATCGCAATCGCGCCCGGCTCTATCTGGCCAACTAAAAGATGGCCATCCGACAGGTATCGTGATCTCGCCCGGATGATAGCTAATGACGGCGGCGGAGTGGTCTATATCGGCGGTGCAAAAGACAGTCATCTTCTGAGTAAAATCACTTTTAACGGTGCACTATCCGTTGTCGGGGAAACCACACTTCTCGAATCAACGGCAATTTTAAAAGAATGTGATCTTCTCATAACAAACGACAGCGCTCCGATGCATTTTGCCGTTGCGGTAGGAACTCCGGTAGTTGCAATCTTCGGTGCGACAGCGCCGAAATTCGGTTTCTACCCGTACAATCCGGACGACATAGTAGTCGAAAGAGAATTGCCATGCCGTCCATGTGCTGTTCACGGAGGGTTGAAATGCCCAATCGGTACGTTTGAGTGCATGCTGGATATCGGACCTGCCGAGGTTTACAAAAACGTAAAGAAAAGGTTATCGCTTGCGAAATAG
- a CDS encoding threonylcarbamoyl-AMP synthase, producing MVRAEILNLSDTAALQPAVRRASDLLKEGGIIAYPTDTLYGLGVDPENIQAMEKLFKLKDRRKEKQISLMFSGSEMVKDYFAELTPIESRVINELLPGAITIIIETRERVKFGENNSVGVRIPDNEFCKMLTEQYGKPITTTSVNRSGVSPAKSVKEIIDYFPNEVDLILDGGRSPETEGSTVIQIIEEKLLILREGLIGEGEIRKKLYEN from the coding sequence ATGGTTAGAGCGGAAATCCTCAACCTCAGCGATACAGCTGCGCTTCAACCTGCTGTTAGAAGAGCAAGCGATCTGTTGAAAGAAGGAGGAATAATAGCATATCCCACTGATACTCTGTACGGGTTAGGAGTTGACCCTGAAAATATTCAGGCGATGGAAAAACTTTTTAAACTCAAAGATCGCCGAAAGGAAAAGCAAATCAGCCTTATGTTCTCCGGCAGTGAAATGGTCAAAGACTACTTCGCGGAGCTTACGCCGATTGAGAGTAGGGTCATCAACGAATTACTCCCCGGAGCGATTACTATAATTATTGAAACGAGAGAGAGAGTCAAATTCGGCGAAAATAATTCTGTAGGCGTTCGGATTCCGGATAATGAGTTTTGCAAAATGTTGACGGAACAGTACGGAAAGCCGATCACGACTACGAGCGTGAATAGATCAGGCGTATCACCTGCAAAGAGTGTCAAAGAAATAATTGACTACTTCCCGAACGAAGTCGATCTTATTTTGGATGGTGGAAGATCCCCTGAAACCGAGGGTTCCACAGTAATTCAAATTATCGAAGAAAAATTGCTGATACTCAGAGAGGGATTAATCGGTGAGGGTGAGATAAGAAAAAAACTTTATGAAAACTGA